One Oleidesulfovibrio alaskensis DSM 16109 genomic region harbors:
- a CDS encoding TetR family transcriptional regulator: MRCSPCRMQQAHTPPHSAKSIKHDVKRRIILDAARRMFAHDGAGSVSMRNLAREVGCSAAVLYRYFGSRESILWELRCEGIVLLNDALMGAADAADPLLRLQQLGRAYVSFGLDNLEYYELMFRTPFYEFDAGSLPDGLPDDALVLLHSTAAECLELGYFAGSDVTTVVSSMWSLVHGLVSLILNGRAPLMMGALDTHAMIDRVPDFIAGLARAARGGI; encoded by the coding sequence ATGCGATGTAGCCCATGCCGGATGCAGCAGGCACATACCCCCCCGCATAGCGCAAAGAGCATCAAGCATGATGTAAAGCGCAGGATTATTCTTGATGCCGCCCGCCGGATGTTCGCACACGACGGTGCGGGCAGTGTTTCCATGCGTAATTTGGCACGTGAGGTCGGATGCAGTGCCGCGGTGCTGTACCGGTATTTCGGAAGCAGGGAATCCATTCTGTGGGAACTGAGGTGTGAAGGTATCGTGTTGTTGAACGATGCCCTCATGGGGGCGGCAGATGCCGCCGACCCTTTGCTCAGGCTGCAGCAGCTTGGCAGGGCGTATGTGTCTTTCGGGCTTGATAATCTGGAATATTATGAGCTTATGTTTCGTACGCCGTTTTACGAATTCGATGCCGGCTCGCTGCCGGACGGTCTGCCCGATGATGCTCTTGTGCTGCTGCACTCGACGGCAGCGGAATGTCTGGAACTGGGGTATTTTGCTGGAAGCGATGTGACAACCGTGGTCAGCAGCATGTGGTCTCTGGTGCACGGGCTGGTAAGTCTGATACTGAATGGCAGGGCTCCGCTGATGATGGGGGCGCTGGATACACATGCGATGATTGACAGGGTACCGGATTTTATTGCCGGTCTGGCACGGGCTGCCAGAGGAGGAATATGA
- a CDS encoding efflux RND transporter periplasmic adaptor subunit codes for MIEGKGAPALKKILLLAAFLGVWQACCLPSAAQSAAAVFVVEPAHRVVTLTGFTRPRTRLALVSEVPARCTQVYADVGDPIGEKGVFATLDTTFIRLELQANRADQQRLKSDVAYFDKETSRYRNLVGGKHAAQSQLDGIVRDLVTARQQLERLRIDEMTLAERLRRHTISAPSGWRVIERSVEPGEWVTQGQKLAVIGDFDTLLVPLALSVREFEALKAMERIELTLPDSGTRISAVVERVSPDFDPATRKINVDLQVTGETGVLRGGIRTELALRMPDEGGAVAVPQSALTRAYEDWFLVRPDGERVRVLVLGPGEQAGTMRVRSAQVHAGDVFLVTPEAG; via the coding sequence ATGATTGAGGGAAAAGGCGCTCCGGCGCTGAAGAAAATTCTGTTGCTTGCCGCATTTCTGGGAGTGTGGCAGGCGTGTTGTCTGCCGTCCGCCGCACAGAGTGCGGCGGCTGTTTTTGTGGTGGAACCGGCGCACAGAGTGGTCACCCTGACCGGTTTTACGCGGCCGCGTACCCGCCTTGCGCTGGTGAGCGAAGTTCCGGCGCGCTGCACGCAGGTGTACGCCGACGTGGGTGACCCCATAGGTGAAAAAGGTGTTTTTGCGACCTTGGACACCACATTTATCAGGCTGGAACTGCAGGCCAACAGGGCCGATCAGCAGCGCCTGAAAAGTGATGTGGCGTATTTTGACAAGGAAACTTCAAGGTACCGGAATCTTGTGGGCGGCAAACACGCGGCGCAGTCGCAGCTGGACGGTATTGTGCGCGATCTGGTGACCGCCAGACAGCAGCTGGAACGGTTGCGCATTGATGAAATGACACTGGCAGAACGTCTGCGGCGGCATACCATCAGTGCGCCTTCGGGCTGGCGCGTCATCGAACGCAGCGTGGAGCCGGGAGAGTGGGTGACGCAGGGGCAGAAGCTGGCCGTAATCGGCGACTTTGATACCCTGCTTGTGCCGCTGGCGCTCAGCGTACGCGAGTTTGAAGCCCTGAAGGCAATGGAGCGCATAGAACTGACTCTGCCCGACAGCGGTACGCGTATTTCTGCCGTTGTGGAGCGAGTTTCGCCCGACTTTGACCCCGCCACACGCAAGATCAACGTCGACCTGCAGGTAACCGGAGAAACCGGCGTCCTGCGCGGCGGCATCCGGACAGAGCTTGCCCTGCGTATGCCGGATGAAGGGGGCGCCGTGGCGGTGCCTCAGTCTGCTCTGACAAGGGCGTACGAGGACTGGTTTCTGGTGCGCCCCGACGGAGAGCGTGTCCGCGTGCTGGTACTGGGCCCCGGTGAACAGGCAGGTACCATGCGTGTGCGTTCCGCGCAGGTGCATGCCGGTGATGTCTTTCTTGTCACCCCCGAGGCAGGGTAG
- the thiS gene encoding sulfur carrier protein ThiS translates to MNIRVNGKEEEIPSGLTVSELLKGKGLNAAAVVVECNRAIIPPDAFAATVLHEGDELEILHFVGGG, encoded by the coding sequence ATGAACATCAGGGTGAATGGTAAAGAGGAAGAGATACCTTCCGGACTCACCGTCAGCGAACTGCTGAAGGGTAAAGGTCTGAATGCAGCTGCGGTGGTTGTGGAATGCAACCGCGCCATCATACCGCCGGACGCATTTGCGGCAACGGTGCTGCACGAAGGGGATGAACTGGAAATCCTGCACTTTGTAGGAGGGGGCTAA
- a CDS encoding methyltransferase family protein produces MPAKSTAALQPPQVWILPPLFFYACLVAGGVLEFVFPTSLPLSGRFLHVPAGLFLVLAGGAFMMWGHNLFTSRKVQVRTDSPSHMLVAEGAYRYSRNPMYTGGVAIMAGIGVMMASLWLLGAAFMLLLYLHLHVVPREEAYLRAAFGNRYEEFCLSVRRWL; encoded by the coding sequence ATGCCCGCAAAATCAACCGCTGCGCTGCAGCCGCCGCAAGTATGGATTCTTCCGCCGTTGTTTTTTTATGCCTGCCTTGTGGCTGGAGGCGTGCTTGAGTTTGTCTTTCCTACTTCACTGCCGTTAAGCGGCCGTTTTCTGCATGTGCCGGCGGGGCTTTTTCTGGTGCTGGCAGGAGGCGCGTTCATGATGTGGGGGCATAACCTGTTTACAAGCCGAAAGGTGCAGGTACGCACCGACAGCCCTTCGCATATGCTGGTGGCTGAAGGGGCTTACCGTTACAGCCGTAACCCCATGTATACCGGCGGGGTGGCCATTATGGCCGGTATAGGCGTGATGATGGCAAGCCTGTGGCTGCTGGGTGCTGCGTTTATGCTGTTACTGTACCTGCATCTGCATGTTGTCCCGCGGGAAGAAGCCTACCTCCGTGCCGCGTTTGGAAACAGATATGAAGAGTTTTGTCTCAGTGTCAGAAGGTGGCTGTAA
- the thiH gene encoding 2-iminoacetate synthase ThiH, producing the protein MSEISADMSVRTAQAGGFYEVVRQLQDVDVQAACMAADGYRVRQALAKDTLSPEDFLALLSPAARPYMESMAHKARDVTVRQFGRTIQLFTPLYLSNWCTNRCVYCSFNACSGIDRMQLDAAGVLREGQAIAATGLRHLLLLTGEAPAKASVDYIRDCVRVLRPLFPSLSIEVYALTEPEYRTLAVAGVDGMTLFQETYNEALYPSLHPAGPKSNYHFRLGAPERACRAGMRNVNIGALLGLDQWQRDAFMTGMHALWLQHRYPGVDIAVSLPRMRPYAGSFQPVCDVDDRALVQILLAMRLFLPRCGITISTRERPAFRDNLIPLGVTRMSAGVSTAVGGHAENEHSSVGQFEISDPRSVDEVVEAVSRVGYQAVFKDWHPLEDSCAV; encoded by the coding sequence ATGAGTGAAATCAGCGCTGACATGAGTGTGAGAACCGCACAGGCGGGAGGTTTTTACGAAGTTGTCCGCCAGTTGCAGGATGTGGATGTGCAGGCCGCCTGCATGGCGGCTGACGGATACAGAGTGCGGCAGGCTCTGGCAAAGGATACCCTTTCTCCGGAAGACTTTCTGGCTTTGCTTTCACCCGCGGCCCGTCCGTACATGGAATCAATGGCGCATAAGGCCCGTGATGTCACGGTGCGCCAGTTCGGCCGCACCATCCAGCTGTTTACTCCGCTGTACCTTTCAAACTGGTGTACAAACAGGTGCGTGTATTGCAGCTTCAATGCCTGCAGTGGCATAGACCGCATGCAGCTGGATGCTGCGGGCGTGCTGCGCGAAGGGCAGGCCATAGCCGCCACAGGACTGCGCCATCTGCTGCTGCTGACCGGCGAGGCTCCGGCAAAGGCTTCCGTTGACTACATCCGCGACTGTGTGCGCGTGTTGCGTCCTCTGTTTCCGTCACTGAGTATTGAAGTGTACGCCCTGACCGAGCCTGAGTACCGCACACTTGCCGTTGCCGGTGTGGACGGCATGACACTTTTTCAGGAAACATATAACGAGGCTTTGTACCCGTCATTGCATCCTGCCGGTCCCAAAAGCAATTATCATTTCAGGCTGGGGGCGCCGGAAAGAGCATGCCGTGCCGGAATGCGCAATGTGAATATAGGTGCGTTGCTCGGACTGGATCAGTGGCAGCGTGATGCTTTTATGACGGGTATGCATGCCCTTTGGCTGCAGCACAGGTATCCGGGAGTGGATATTGCTGTTTCGCTGCCGCGTATGCGTCCTTATGCCGGCAGTTTTCAGCCGGTGTGTGACGTGGATGATCGTGCGCTGGTGCAAATACTGCTGGCCATGCGGCTTTTTCTGCCGCGGTGCGGCATTACCATTTCCACGCGCGAACGGCCTGCATTCCGCGATAATCTGATACCGCTGGGAGTGACCCGCATGAGTGCCGGTGTATCCACCGCTGTGGGCGGACATGCGGAAAACGAACATTCCTCTGTAGGGCAGTTTGAAATTTCTGACCCGCGCAGTGTGGACGAGGTGGTTGAAGCCGTTAGCCGGGTCGGTTATCAGGCCGTGTTTAAAGACTGGCATCCGCTGGAAGACAGCTGCGCGGTATGA
- a CDS encoding sigma 54-interacting transcriptional regulator, whose product MKLKLELIFKDRVGVVSDLSSLLAGHAFSISSMEVERKTDKAFVYIEAEKWDEAVERAALFKVLSRIPDLLEFRIVETLPGEEREKRFKVVLDNISDGVLSIDARGRVTAINAVLRQVYGCGPDAAGKPLASLGLPDNGLLECLEGKELLNAKREIATSDGRVQYFVTRRPIRDSNDRIVGAVELARDMREIRQLARSITDPEQIGFGDIVGRDAAIAFAISFAEQVAATDSIISIRGESGTGKELFARAIHTASRRSGPFVPVNCAALPEQLLESELFGYERGAFTGGRREGKQGLFEVARGGTLFLDEIGDMPLASQVKILRVIQESRMRRLGGSQEVAVDTRIITATNRTLERLVEEGRFRQDLYYRINVLPIHIPPLKERLDDIPLLVEHFLLNLAARLDKPARSLTPDALDKLRAHHWPGNVRELKNVVERAAILCQGQIVRQSHILFSHEIEAGMSRQALRQGARVASTGLRDAVADFERGVIRDALTRTPSIRKAAQALGVSHSSLLAKMRKLGVGSV is encoded by the coding sequence ATGAAGCTCAAGCTTGAACTTATTTTCAAAGACCGCGTGGGTGTTGTTTCCGACCTTTCTTCATTGCTGGCCGGCCATGCATTTTCCATTTCTTCCATGGAGGTGGAACGTAAGACTGACAAAGCCTTTGTATATATCGAGGCGGAAAAGTGGGACGAGGCCGTGGAGCGGGCGGCGCTTTTTAAAGTGCTCAGCAGAATTCCCGACCTGCTGGAATTCCGCATTGTGGAAACATTGCCCGGTGAAGAACGTGAAAAGCGTTTCAAGGTCGTGCTGGACAATATCAGTGACGGAGTGCTGTCCATCGATGCTCGGGGCAGGGTGACAGCCATCAATGCCGTTCTGCGTCAGGTTTACGGCTGCGGCCCAGATGCGGCGGGCAAGCCGCTTGCTTCTCTGGGACTGCCGGATAACGGGCTTCTGGAGTGCCTTGAGGGTAAGGAGCTGCTTAATGCCAAGCGTGAGATAGCCACCTCTGACGGGCGGGTACAGTACTTTGTGACCCGCCGTCCCATACGCGACTCCAATGACCGCATTGTCGGGGCTGTGGAACTGGCCCGCGATATGCGTGAAATCCGGCAGCTGGCCCGTTCCATAACCGATCCGGAACAGATCGGATTTGGCGATATTGTCGGCAGGGATGCTGCCATCGCTTTTGCCATCAGCTTTGCAGAGCAGGTTGCGGCAACAGACTCCATCATTTCCATCCGCGGAGAAAGCGGTACAGGCAAAGAGCTTTTTGCCCGTGCCATTCATACAGCCAGCAGGCGCAGCGGACCTTTTGTTCCTGTAAACTGTGCTGCACTGCCCGAGCAGCTGCTGGAAAGCGAGCTTTTCGGCTATGAGCGCGGGGCGTTCACAGGCGGCAGGCGCGAGGGCAAACAGGGGCTGTTTGAAGTGGCCCGGGGCGGAACTCTTTTTCTGGACGAGATAGGCGATATGCCGCTTGCATCGCAGGTGAAAATCCTGCGCGTCATACAGGAAAGCAGAATGCGCCGGCTGGGAGGTTCGCAGGAAGTGGCGGTGGACACGCGCATTATAACCGCCACCAACAGAACTCTTGAGCGGCTGGTGGAAGAAGGGCGCTTCCGGCAGGATTTGTATTACCGCATCAATGTGCTGCCTATCCACATACCCCCGCTAAAAGAGCGGCTGGACGATATCCCGCTGCTGGTGGAGCATTTTTTGCTGAATCTCGCGGCGCGGCTGGACAAGCCGGCGCGTTCGCTTACCCCCGATGCGCTGGACAAGCTGCGCGCGCATCATTGGCCGGGTAATGTCCGGGAGTTGAAAAACGTTGTGGAGCGTGCGGCCATATTGTGTCAGGGGCAGATAGTGCGCCAGTCACATATACTTTTCAGCCATGAAATCGAAGCCGGCATGTCGCGGCAGGCGTTACGGCAGGGGGCGCGTGTTGCCAGTACAGGACTGCGCGATGCTGTGGCCGACTTTGAACGCGGTGTCATACGCGATGCTCTGACAAGAACGCCGAGTATCCGCAAGGCGGCGCAGGCTCTCGGGGTTTCTCACTCCTCACTGCTGGCAAAAATGCGCAAACTGGGTGTCGGTTCGGTTTGA
- a CDS encoding MarR family winged helix-turn-helix transcriptional regulator: MKPHACACGAELHDLFRQVVRLNAALGIIMDSVHEQSGMTTPQKRVATQIAESGPLTVPDIAFALGVSRQFIQTVCNDLHLTGLLEFRDNPKHKRSRLAVLTAAGQQAYNAAVCKENEMIQTIFSGTDGTDVRRATALLDALRRRIEETAF, translated from the coding sequence ATGAAGCCGCATGCATGCGCCTGCGGCGCGGAGTTGCACGATCTTTTCCGGCAGGTTGTCAGGCTGAATGCGGCGCTGGGTATTATTATGGACAGTGTGCACGAGCAAAGCGGCATGACTACCCCGCAGAAGCGTGTGGCAACGCAGATTGCCGAATCCGGACCGCTTACAGTTCCTGATATCGCCTTTGCTCTGGGTGTTTCCCGGCAGTTCATTCAGACAGTATGCAACGACTTGCACCTTACCGGACTGCTGGAATTCAGAGATAATCCCAAGCATAAACGGTCCAGACTGGCGGTGCTTACTGCTGCCGGACAGCAGGCGTACAATGCGGCAGTCTGCAAAGAAAACGAAATGATCCAGACGATTTTCAGCGGTACAGACGGCACTGATGTGCGCAGGGCCACGGCCCTGCTGGACGCTTTGCGCCGCCGCATTGAAGAAACCGCGTTCTGA
- the ald gene encoding alanine dehydrogenase, which translates to MIVGILKEIKSEENRVSMTPAGAEVMVHHGHTVLVEKNAGTGSGFLDEAYTRAGAEIVETPAEIYARADMVMHVKEPLPSEYGLIREGQIVFTYLHLAADEKLTKALVDSKAVCIAYETIQKPDGSLPLLTPMSEVAGRMAIQQGAKYLEMTQGGHGVLLGGVPGVDPGTVVVIGGGVVGTNAAKMACGLGAKVYILDMNLDRLRHLSDIMPANCFPLMSSPATLRKLVREADVVVGAVLVAGAKAPRLVTREMIKTMKRGSVLVDVAIDQGGCFETSHPTTHKDPTFVVDDVVHYCVANMPGAVAKTSTLALTNATLPYAVTLADKGWKKAMQDSREIALGANVIDGEITYKGVAEAFDMPYAGVEKFL; encoded by the coding sequence ATGATCGTAGGCATTCTCAAAGAAATAAAGTCCGAAGAGAACCGGGTGTCCATGACGCCTGCCGGTGCGGAAGTGATGGTGCATCATGGACATACCGTGCTGGTGGAGAAAAATGCGGGGACGGGCAGCGGATTTCTGGACGAGGCCTACACCAGAGCCGGAGCGGAAATTGTAGAGACTCCTGCAGAGATTTATGCCCGCGCTGATATGGTTATGCACGTCAAAGAACCTCTGCCTTCTGAATACGGCCTTATCCGTGAAGGACAGATTGTGTTCACCTATCTGCACCTTGCCGCAGATGAAAAGCTTACCAAGGCTCTGGTGGACAGCAAGGCGGTATGCATCGCGTATGAAACCATTCAGAAGCCGGACGGAAGCCTGCCGCTGCTTACTCCCATGAGCGAAGTGGCCGGGCGGATGGCCATTCAGCAGGGTGCCAAATATCTGGAGATGACACAGGGCGGGCACGGCGTGCTGCTGGGCGGCGTTCCCGGGGTTGATCCGGGTACAGTTGTAGTCATAGGCGGCGGAGTGGTGGGTACCAATGCCGCCAAGATGGCATGCGGTCTGGGCGCAAAGGTGTACATTCTTGATATGAATCTTGACCGGCTGCGTCACCTCAGCGATATCATGCCGGCCAACTGCTTTCCTCTGATGTCTTCTCCCGCCACGCTGCGCAAGCTGGTACGCGAGGCTGACGTGGTGGTGGGTGCCGTACTGGTTGCCGGCGCCAAGGCTCCGCGTCTTGTAACACGTGAGATGATAAAAACCATGAAGCGCGGATCCGTACTGGTGGATGTGGCCATTGATCAGGGCGGATGTTTTGAAACTTCTCATCCCACAACACACAAGGATCCCACGTTTGTGGTGGACGATGTGGTGCATTACTGCGTGGCCAACATGCCCGGCGCCGTGGCAAAAACCTCCACACTGGCTCTGACCAATGCCACGTTGCCCTATGCCGTGACTCTGGCGGATAAAGGGTGGAAAAAAGCCATGCAGGACAGCCGTGAAATTGCGCTGGGTGCCAACGTGATCGATGGCGAAATCACATATAAAGGTGTGGCTGAAGCATTTGATATGCCCTACGCCGGAGTGGAAAAGTTTCTGTAG
- the thiE gene encoding thiamine phosphate synthase: MKNNMADWDIYCLTDAGLSRGRDTVEVVRAMLQGGARVIQYREKDKKAGEMLRECMGIRKLTRDAGCCFIVNDHIDVAMLCDADGVHVGQEDIPVPEVRRLVGDGKIIGLSTHSPEQCCDAVAQGADYIGVGPVFFTRTKKDVCAPVGFEYLDYVAANHTVPFVAIGGIKEHNIEEVAAHGARCCALVSAITGADDIAATVAGLRGRLRSASGR, encoded by the coding sequence ATGAAGAATAATATGGCTGACTGGGATATCTATTGTCTGACCGATGCCGGACTTTCACGCGGGCGTGATACCGTGGAGGTTGTCCGTGCCATGCTGCAGGGCGGCGCCAGAGTGATACAATATCGTGAAAAAGACAAAAAAGCCGGTGAAATGCTGCGTGAATGCATGGGGATTCGCAAGCTGACCAGAGATGCCGGTTGCTGCTTTATTGTCAACGATCATATTGATGTGGCCATGCTGTGCGATGCGGACGGCGTACATGTGGGGCAGGAAGACATTCCCGTACCGGAAGTGCGTCGTCTTGTGGGCGACGGAAAAATCATCGGGCTTTCCACCCATTCGCCGGAGCAGTGCTGTGACGCTGTTGCACAGGGCGCTGATTATATAGGGGTGGGGCCTGTTTTTTTCACCCGTACCAAAAAAGATGTCTGTGCGCCTGTGGGGTTTGAATACCTTGATTATGTGGCTGCAAACCACACTGTGCCCTTTGTGGCCATAGGCGGCATCAAGGAACATAATATCGAGGAAGTGGCGGCTCACGGGGCGCGCTGCTGCGCGCTCGTTTCTGCCATTACGGGAGCAGATGACATAGCAGCCACCGTCGCCGGTCTGCGCGGCAGGTTGAGGAGTGCCTCCGGTCGCTGA
- a CDS encoding thiazole synthase, whose amino-acid sequence MEHTTTHNNDPLVLGGRALESRLFIGTGKYGSDSLIPRVAEASGAQVITVALRRVDMQAAAGNVMQHIPQHMQLLPNTSGARTAEEAVRIARLARAAGCGDWIKIEVISDSRYLLPDGYETAKATEILARDGFVVLPYMNPDLYVARDLVSAGAAAVMPLGAPIGTNRGLRTQEMIGILIEEIELPVIVDAGIGRPSQACEAMEMGAAACLVNTAIASAGDPVLMASAFGAAVRAGRRAWLAGTGAVLEGQAQASSPLLGFLDS is encoded by the coding sequence ATGGAACACACAACAACACACAACAACGATCCACTGGTACTTGGCGGACGTGCTCTGGAAAGTCGTCTTTTCATAGGCACCGGCAAGTACGGCTCCGACAGTCTCATACCCCGGGTGGCAGAAGCCAGCGGCGCACAGGTGATTACGGTGGCATTGCGGCGTGTGGACATGCAGGCTGCCGCAGGCAACGTCATGCAGCACATTCCGCAGCATATGCAGCTTTTACCCAACACATCCGGGGCGCGCACGGCTGAAGAAGCCGTGCGCATCGCCCGGCTGGCCCGCGCCGCAGGATGCGGCGACTGGATTAAAATCGAGGTGATTTCGGACAGCAGGTATCTGCTGCCGGACGGGTATGAAACTGCAAAAGCCACTGAGATACTGGCACGGGACGGTTTTGTGGTTTTGCCGTACATGAATCCCGACCTGTATGTGGCGCGCGATCTTGTCAGTGCGGGAGCCGCTGCGGTCATGCCTCTGGGGGCCCCCATAGGAACCAACAGAGGGCTGCGCACGCAGGAGATGATAGGTATTCTTATTGAAGAGATTGAACTGCCCGTCATTGTCGATGCCGGAATAGGGCGTCCTTCGCAGGCCTGCGAGGCAATGGAAATGGGCGCTGCAGCCTGTCTTGTCAATACGGCCATAGCTTCTGCGGGCGATCCTGTTCTTATGGCATCGGCATTCGGCGCTGCAGTGCGGGCCGGGCGCAGAGCCTGGCTGGCCGGAACAGGCGCCGTGCTGGAAGGGCAGGCGCAGGCTTCTTCGCCTTTGCTGGGCTTTCTGGATTCATGA
- the thiF gene encoding sulfur carrier protein ThiS adenylyltransferase ThiF — protein sequence MTGMLRRGLGSHLKEHQLELLAGAVVGIAGAGGLGSNCAAMLVRSGIRNLVLADHDHVEPSNLNRQWFTPQQVGKPKVRALADNLYALEPELVLSVHQVRIDRTLLHDLFGSCSVVVEAVDDAATKSMIVSYCMEHGIFFVSASGMGGWGGPGMQVRGVRNAGVVVGDMQTAVVPGVPPMAPRVQMAAAMQADAVLCRILGPCVTADCIREQE from the coding sequence ATGACGGGTATGTTGCGCAGGGGGTTGGGCAGTCACCTGAAGGAGCATCAGCTTGAGCTTCTGGCAGGTGCTGTGGTGGGGATTGCCGGTGCCGGAGGACTGGGTTCCAACTGTGCGGCCATGCTGGTGCGCAGCGGCATTCGTAATCTGGTGCTGGCCGATCATGACCATGTGGAACCTTCCAATCTGAACAGACAGTGGTTCACGCCGCAGCAGGTCGGGAAGCCCAAGGTGCGCGCGCTGGCCGACAACCTGTATGCCCTGGAACCGGAACTGGTTCTGAGCGTGCATCAGGTGCGTATTGACCGCACATTACTGCATGATTTGTTCGGCAGTTGCTCCGTAGTGGTGGAGGCTGTGGATGATGCCGCAACCAAGAGCATGATTGTTTCCTACTGCATGGAGCACGGGATTTTTTTTGTAAGCGCTTCGGGCATGGGCGGCTGGGGCGGCCCCGGTATGCAGGTGCGCGGGGTGCGGAATGCCGGCGTGGTGGTGGGAGACATGCAGACTGCCGTGGTCCCTGGGGTACCCCCCATGGCACCGCGGGTACAGATGGCTGCCGCCATGCAGGCGGACGCAGTTCTTTGCCGGATTCTGGGCCCCTGCGTGACGGCAGATTGTATCAGGGAGCAGGAGTGA